One stretch of Streptomyces sp. NBC_00443 DNA includes these proteins:
- a CDS encoding heavy-metal-associated domain-containing protein, with the protein MTAHTDTPGSVTAVYKVSGMSCGHCEGAVSGELSDLPGVSSVKAVASTGEVTVVSAAPLDEEAVRAAVDEAGFELVGKA; encoded by the coding sequence ATGACCGCCCACACCGACACCCCGGGTTCCGTCACCGCCGTCTACAAGGTGAGCGGCATGAGCTGCGGACACTGCGAGGGCGCCGTCTCCGGCGAGCTCTCCGACCTCCCCGGTGTCAGCTCGGTGAAGGCCGTGGCGTCCACCGGCGAGGTCACGGTCGTCTCCGCGGCCCCGCTGGACGAGGAGGCCGTACGCGCGGCCGTCGACGAGGCGGGCTTCGAACTGGTCGGCAAGGCCTGA
- a CDS encoding TetR/AcrR family transcriptional regulator → MPANREKDDQVHQDKEQPRRRQARGERRIAQLLEAAATVFTTTGYTAASTNAIAREAGVSPGTLYQFFPNKEAIAIELGGRLMHEMRETYGEALAPVDPATPLDEAVGSAVDRFIAFNCEHPVFFALMHGPDIPGRITEDHDALHATLLSRIEDLLSSFLPDAVPADLTRTAHMCLGMYKAGLELVLGHEGAERDAYVQELKNALIRYLDPLVGDLPGRPGHPDPARTAT, encoded by the coding sequence GTGCCCGCCAACCGGGAGAAGGACGACCAGGTCCACCAGGACAAGGAGCAGCCGCGCCGCCGCCAGGCCCGCGGCGAGCGCCGCATCGCCCAGCTGCTCGAAGCCGCGGCCACCGTCTTCACCACCACCGGCTACACGGCCGCCAGCACCAACGCCATCGCCCGCGAGGCAGGCGTCTCGCCGGGCACGCTGTACCAGTTCTTCCCGAACAAGGAAGCGATCGCGATAGAGCTGGGCGGCCGCCTCATGCACGAGATGCGCGAGACGTACGGTGAGGCACTCGCCCCGGTCGACCCCGCGACACCTCTGGACGAGGCAGTCGGCTCTGCCGTCGACCGGTTCATCGCCTTCAACTGCGAACACCCGGTGTTCTTCGCGCTGATGCACGGCCCCGACATCCCCGGCCGCATCACCGAGGATCACGACGCCCTGCACGCGACCCTGCTGTCCCGGATCGAGGACCTGCTCTCCTCGTTCCTGCCAGACGCCGTCCCGGCGGACCTCACCCGGACCGCCCATATGTGCCTGGGCATGTACAAGGCGGGTCTGGAGCTGGTTCTCGGCCACGAGGGCGCCGAGCGCGACGCCTACGTCCAGGAACTGAAGAACGCCCTGATCCGCTACCTCGACCCGCTGGTGGGCGACCTCCCCGGCCGCCCCGGCCACCCCGACCCGGCCCGAACGGCGACGTGA
- a CDS encoding MMPL family transporter encodes MTEVNRPPRLGGWTRFVTARPRLSLLAALVITALAVFAGSGVADRLGSGGWEDPHAESTYATKALEREFPASQPNLLLLVDAGDASVDDPAVAAEARRIAARLAGEKGITGVGSYWQAAPSAAAALRAEDGHEALIAARITGEEKEAGETLDRIAPEFRGAHGPVEVRVGGPVAVRHEMQTIIQEDLIRAEVIALPVTLVLLVMVFGSAVAALLPLGIGIVAILGTNAVLRGLTEVTDVSVFAMNLTTALGLGLAVDYALFIVRRFREELATGAEPLTAVGTTLRTAGRTVLFSALTVAVSLAAMLLFPQYFLRSFAYAGIAVVLLAAAAALILLPAALALLGHRVNSLDLRRLFRRGRRASGPQGPKASAQETGTSGTSDTTGTSGTTRAPEGKAWARTANLVMRRAPFFALGTTAVLVLLGLPFLGVKFGTADDRQLPSSAESHVVQQHIRDGFPGSPGGGLEVLAEGPATEAQYADYKERIAALPEVLRVDGPLVQGDSAYFTVLPKGEAVDDPAQRLVDELRATQAPFDTKVTGAAAVLVDSKDAIAERLPLAAAFIAIVTLLLVFLLTGSVLIPIQAVVLNALSLTAMFGAVVWIFQDGHLSGLLGFTTPGSIETTLPVLMFCVAFGLSMDYGVFLLSRIKEEYETTGDHDQAVRHGLQRTGGLITAAAVILAVVMVAIGTSRVTNTKMLGLGIALAVLMDAMIVRSLLVPAVMRLTGRATWWAPGPLRRFHERFGVSESGDEPAPAPATEPTQERDKVSAHR; translated from the coding sequence ATGACCGAAGTCAACAGGCCGCCCCGCCTCGGAGGCTGGACCCGTTTCGTGACGGCCCGCCCCCGGTTGTCGCTGCTCGCGGCCTTGGTGATCACCGCGCTCGCCGTGTTCGCGGGCAGCGGCGTCGCCGACCGGCTGGGCAGCGGCGGCTGGGAGGACCCGCATGCCGAGTCGACCTATGCGACCAAGGCCCTGGAGCGCGAGTTCCCCGCCTCCCAGCCCAACCTCCTGCTCCTCGTGGACGCGGGCGACGCCTCGGTGGACGATCCCGCGGTCGCCGCTGAGGCCCGGCGGATAGCCGCGCGTCTGGCCGGCGAGAAGGGGATCACGGGAGTCGGTTCCTACTGGCAGGCGGCCCCCTCGGCTGCTGCTGCCCTGCGCGCCGAGGACGGCCATGAGGCGCTGATCGCCGCCCGCATCACCGGCGAGGAGAAGGAGGCCGGGGAGACCCTGGACCGCATCGCGCCCGAGTTCCGGGGTGCGCACGGGCCGGTGGAGGTGCGCGTCGGCGGCCCGGTCGCGGTGCGCCACGAAATGCAGACGATCATCCAGGAGGACCTGATCCGGGCCGAGGTGATCGCCCTGCCGGTCACCCTGGTGCTGCTGGTGATGGTCTTCGGCAGCGCGGTCGCGGCCCTGCTGCCGCTCGGCATCGGCATCGTCGCCATCCTCGGCACGAACGCGGTGCTGCGCGGTCTCACCGAGGTCACCGACGTCTCGGTCTTCGCGATGAACCTCACCACGGCCCTGGGCCTGGGCCTGGCCGTCGACTACGCGCTCTTCATCGTCCGGCGCTTCCGCGAGGAACTCGCCACCGGCGCCGAACCGTTGACCGCGGTCGGCACAACCCTGCGCACAGCCGGCCGCACGGTCCTCTTCTCGGCCCTCACGGTCGCGGTGTCCCTCGCGGCGATGCTGCTCTTCCCGCAGTACTTCCTGCGGTCCTTCGCCTACGCCGGTATCGCGGTGGTGCTGCTGGCCGCGGCGGCCGCGCTGATCCTCCTCCCGGCGGCACTGGCCCTGCTCGGCCACCGGGTCAACTCCCTGGACCTGCGCCGCCTGTTCAGGCGCGGCCGGCGCGCGAGCGGGCCGCAGGGCCCGAAGGCATCCGCTCAGGAGACCGGCACGTCCGGCACGTCCGATACAACCGGCACCTCCGGCACGACCCGCGCCCCGGAAGGCAAGGCCTGGGCCCGCACGGCGAACCTCGTCATGCGCCGCGCCCCCTTCTTCGCCCTGGGCACCACCGCCGTCCTGGTCCTGCTCGGACTGCCCTTCCTGGGCGTGAAGTTCGGCACCGCCGACGACCGCCAGCTGCCGTCGAGCGCCGAGTCCCATGTCGTGCAGCAGCACATCCGCGACGGCTTCCCGGGCAGTCCCGGCGGCGGCCTGGAGGTGCTCGCCGAGGGACCCGCGACTGAGGCGCAGTACGCCGACTACAAGGAGCGGATCGCCGCCCTCCCGGAGGTGCTCCGGGTCGACGGGCCGCTGGTGCAGGGCGACTCGGCGTACTTCACCGTGCTCCCGAAGGGTGAGGCGGTGGACGACCCGGCCCAGCGCCTGGTGGACGAACTGCGCGCCACACAGGCGCCGTTCGACACCAAGGTGACCGGCGCGGCCGCGGTCCTGGTCGACTCCAAGGACGCGATAGCCGAGCGCCTGCCCCTGGCGGCCGCCTTCATCGCGATCGTCACCCTGCTGCTGGTGTTCCTGCTGACCGGCAGCGTGCTGATCCCCATTCAGGCGGTGGTGCTCAACGCGCTGAGCCTGACGGCGATGTTCGGCGCCGTGGTCTGGATCTTCCAGGACGGCCATCTGTCCGGCCTGCTCGGCTTCACCACCCCAGGCTCGATCGAGACGACCCTCCCGGTGCTGATGTTCTGCGTCGCCTTCGGCCTGTCGATGGACTACGGAGTGTTCCTGCTGTCCCGGATCAAGGAGGAGTACGAAACGACGGGCGACCACGACCAGGCGGTCCGCCACGGTCTGCAGCGCACTGGAGGACTGATCACCGCGGCTGCCGTGATCCTTGCGGTGGTGATGGTCGCGATAGGCACATCCAGGGTGACCAACACCAAGATGCTCGGCCTCGGCATCGCCCTGGCGGTGCTGATGGACGCGATGATCGTCCGCAGCCTCCTGGTGCCGGCGGTCATGCGCCTGACGGGCCGGGCGACCTGGTGGGCCCCGGGACCGCTGCGGCGCTTCCATGAGCGGTTCGGAGTCAGCGAGTCGGGCGACGAACCGGCGCCGGCTCCGGCGACCGAGCCCACTCAGGAGCGGGACAAGGTGAGCGCGCACCGCTGA
- a CDS encoding zinc-dependent alcohol dehydrogenase family protein, producing MRAVVFERYGEAAEVREVPDPHPDPHGVTVRVEATGLCRSDWHGWQGHDPDIQLPHVPGHELAGVVEAVGDRVTGWRPGDRVTVPFVCACGSCAACAAGDQQVCERQTQPGFTHWGSFAQYVALDHADVNLVAVPEEMSFATAASLGCRFATAFRAVVQQGRVAAGEWVAVHGCGGVGLSAVMIAAASGARVVAVDVSPQALDLARKFGAAECVDALSTPDTAAAIHALTGGGAHLSLDALGSPTTCAASVNSLRRRGRHIQVGLLPSESGTTPVPMARAIALELELLGSHGMAAHTYPPMLELVRAGALRPDLLVTSTITLDAVPSALTALGTAPGAGVTVIEPWG from the coding sequence ATGCGGGCAGTGGTGTTCGAGCGGTATGGCGAAGCGGCCGAGGTGCGTGAGGTGCCCGACCCGCATCCGGACCCCCACGGGGTGACCGTGCGGGTCGAGGCGACGGGGCTGTGCCGCAGTGACTGGCACGGCTGGCAGGGCCACGACCCCGACATCCAGCTGCCGCATGTGCCGGGTCATGAACTCGCCGGCGTGGTCGAGGCGGTGGGCGACCGGGTGACCGGCTGGCGCCCCGGCGACCGGGTCACCGTGCCGTTCGTGTGCGCCTGCGGCAGCTGCGCGGCGTGTGCAGCCGGCGACCAGCAGGTCTGCGAGCGCCAGACCCAGCCGGGCTTCACCCACTGGGGCTCCTTCGCCCAGTACGTGGCGCTGGATCACGCCGACGTCAACCTCGTCGCCGTGCCCGAGGAGATGTCGTTCGCGACGGCGGCCTCGCTGGGCTGCCGGTTCGCCACGGCGTTCCGGGCGGTCGTGCAGCAGGGCCGGGTGGCGGCGGGGGAGTGGGTTGCCGTGCACGGCTGCGGCGGGGTCGGCCTGTCGGCGGTGATGATCGCGGCGGCGTCTGGCGCGAGGGTCGTCGCGGTGGACGTGTCCCCGCAGGCCCTGGACCTGGCGCGGAAGTTCGGGGCGGCGGAGTGCGTGGACGCGTTGAGCACACCGGACACGGCGGCCGCGATCCACGCCCTGACCGGCGGCGGGGCCCATCTCTCCCTGGACGCCCTCGGCTCACCCACCACCTGCGCTGCCTCCGTGAACAGCCTGCGCCGCCGGGGCCGGCACATCCAGGTGGGCCTGCTGCCGTCGGAGTCCGGCACGACTCCCGTCCCCATGGCCCGCGCGATCGCCCTCGAACTCGAACTGCTGGGCAGCCACGGCATGGCCGCGCACACCTACCCGCCGATGCTGGAGCTGGTGCGGGCGGGCGCGTTGCGGCCGGATCTGCTGGTGACGTCGACGATCACGCTGGACGCGGTGCCGTCGGCACTGACGGCGCTCGGGACGGCGCCGGGGGCGGGGGTGACGGTCATCGAGCCGTGGGGCTGA